One genomic segment of Sphaerodactylus townsendi isolate TG3544 linkage group LG07, MPM_Stown_v2.3, whole genome shotgun sequence includes these proteins:
- the TMEM267 gene encoding transmembrane protein 267, with amino-acid sequence MASETEKANALLQSFSTASVVSSLGLGIFCFAADRFLQFSFIQQNDWLRALSDNTVHGIVGLWSWAIVIGLKKKSDFSEVIFAGFLSSVIDMDHFILAGSFSLKAALTLPQRPFLHCSTVIPVVCLMLKFIMHLFKLKDSWCFLPWMLFISWTSHHVRDGIRHGLWICPFGNTGPLPYWLYVAITASLPHFCSFVMYLTGTRELMSIKHGIHIDV; translated from the exons ATGGCATCTGAGACTGAAAAAGCCAATGCTCTTCTCCAGTCATTCAGCACAGCTTCTGTTGTTTCAAGCCTAGGACTGGGGATTTTCTGTTTTGCAGCAGATAGATTTCTACAGTTTTCCTTCATTCAGCAAAATGACTGGTTGCGGGCACTCTCTGATAACACCGTGCATGGTATTGTGGGTTTGTGGTCCTGGGCAATAGTGATTGGACTCAAGAAGAAAAGTGATTTTTCAGAGGTGATTTTTGCTGGTTTCCTCTCATCTGTGATTGACATGGATCACTTCATTCTAGCTGGCTCATTTTCGTTAAAG gctgCTCTGACACTTCCACAAAGACCATTTCTTCATTGTTCTACTGTGATTCCAGTTGTTTGCCTGATGCTGAAGTTTATTATGCATCTTTTCAAGCTGAAGGATTCCTGGTGTTTTCTGCCCTGGATGCTGTTTATATCGTGGACTTCACACCATGTTCGAGATGGAATTCGTCACGGCTTGTGGATTTGCCCATTTGGAAATACCGGGCCCTTGCCTTACTGGCTTTATGTGGCAATCACGGCATCCTTGCCTCATTTCTGTTCCTTTGTCATGTACTTAACCGGAACAAGGGAACTGATGTCTATAAAACATGGGATTCATATTGATGTCTAA